ACGAATCAAAGTGATAACCTTACTTATCACCGTGTTACTCGCCCTGGGCGCAATGCAGCTCATCTCCGCGGGCGTTTTTATTGGCGCACTCAATAACGATAAGCAGAACTTTAACGTGTCTCAACTTTCCAGCCAGAACGTGGCCGAGTTTACCGATGCGTGGATTAGCCTGAACCAGGCTCGCGTCACGCTCAACCGGGGCATGCTGCGTTTACAGGGAACGATGGCCAGCGAGATTAACGGCGGTCAGTTGAAGGAGCTGGTGAACACGGCAAATCGCCTGTTGGCCGAATCGAAAGAGCATTACGATAAATACTACGCTCTACCGGAAACGCCGGGGTTGGATGAGCATCTGGCCGATCGACTGGAAGAACAGTACGGCATCTATTCTGCGACGCTGGCAAAAATGAACGCGCTGCTGGCTGAAGGAAAGCTGGAAGAGATGTTCAAGCAGAACGCCGAGCAAAAGCAAACGGCCATGCAGGAAGTTTATCGGGAATGGCGTAGCGCGCAAACGGCGCTGGCCACTGCCGGAGTACAGGACAATGAGAGTGACTACCAGAAGATAATCTGGCTGCTGTCCGCGGTGATGTTGATTGTCGTCACCGTGATTATCGCCAGTTGGCTGGCGATGCAGCGAGTGCTGCTCAAGCCGCTCCACGAGGTGATGGGACATATTCGCCATATTGCCGCAGGTGATTTGACTCACTGCATCAACGCCGATGGCAGTAATGAAATGGCGCTGCTGGCAGGCAACGTCCGCGACATGCAGCAGGCG
This window of the Citrobacter freundii ATCC 8090 = MTCC 1658 = NBRC 12681 genome carries:
- a CDS encoding methyl-accepting chemotaxis protein; the protein is MFKRIKVITLLITVLLALGAMQLISAGVFIGALNNDKQNFNVSQLSSQNVAEFTDAWISLNQARVTLNRGMLRLQGTMASEINGGQLKELVNTANRLLAESKEHYDKYYALPETPGLDEHLADRLEEQYGIYSATLAKMNALLAEGKLEEMFKQNAEQKQTAMQEVYREWRSAQTALATAGVQDNESDYQKIIWLLSAVMLIVVTVIIASWLAMQRVLLKPLHEVMGHIRHIAAGDLTHCINADGSNEMALLAGNVRDMQQALANTVSVVRDGADTIYTGAGEIAAGSNDLSSRTEQQAASLEETAASMEQLTATVRQNADNARQATSLAKNASHTAQKGGTVVDSVVRTMDEIATSSSKIAQITTVIDGIAFQTNILALNAAVEAARAGEQGRGFAVVAGEVRTLAQRSAQAAKEIKALIDDSGNRVNAGTALVHEAGETMAEIVSAVTQVTDIMGEIASASDEQSRGIDQVGQAVAEMDRVTQQNASLVEESASAAAALEEQAARLNQTVAVFTV